A single Cucumis melo cultivar AY chromosome 4, USDA_Cmelo_AY_1.0, whole genome shotgun sequence DNA region contains:
- the LOC103486656 gene encoding ubiquitin-conjugating enzyme E2 variant 1C isoform X2 — MTLGSGGSSVVVPRNFRLLEELERGEKGIGDGTVSYGMDDGDDIYMRSWTGTIIGPHNTVHEGRIYQLKLFCDKDYPEKPPSVRFHSRVNMTCVNHETGVESKKFGLLANWQREYTMEDILTQLKKEMAAPHNRKLVQPPEGTYF, encoded by the exons ATGACGCTCGGTTCAGGAGGCTCGAGTGTTGTTG TTCCCAGGAACTTCAGGTTGCTGGAGGAACTTGAACGTGGAGAAAAGGGCATTGGCGATGGTACTGTAAGCTATGGAATGGATGATGGAGATGATATTTATATGCGTTCGTGGACTGGCACCATTATTGGTCCACACAAT ACGGTACATGAAGGTAGAATTTATCAGTTGAAGCTGTTCTGTGACAAAGATTACCCTGAGAAGCCACCAAGTGTTCGTTTTCATTCAAGAGTCAACATGACATGCGTAAACCATGAAACTGGA GTTGAGTCAAAGAAATTTGGACTTCTTGCAAATTGGCAGCGAGAGTACACCATGGAGGATATACTCACACAGCTGAAAAAGGAAATGGCAGCTCCACATAACCGAAAGCTGGTCCAACCTCCCGAGGGTACTTACTTCTAG
- the LOC103486657 gene encoding transcription repressor OFP15-like, whose amino-acid sequence MLTKKKKMMMMMRLPSLFKILAIDDKSTFPWPSCRQPRTLSFRTTSAAVATATDSSGSFFTLSSESSGSLSTVSESSGGDPIERMIRDLRSTKRLHFEPTGKSSSIVEDETVSHPLKEGTTVMSMDSNDPYSDFRKSMEEMVEAHGMKDWESLEELLNWYLRVNGKKNHGFILGAFVDLLVSLAMASSSSSSCSSSLCCYSSSSSSSSLPCVSSSMEIEEISSLDEHHHHVYS is encoded by the coding sequence ATGttaacaaagaagaagaagatgatgatgatgatgaggcTTCCCTCTCTTTTCAAAATCTTAGCAATAGACGACAAGTCGACTTTTCCCTGGCCGTCATGTCGTCAGCCAAGAACTCTCTCTTTCCGAACCACCTCCGCCGCCGTCGCCACCGCAACAGACTCCTCCGGCTCCTTCTTCACTCTCTCCTCCGAGTCCTCCGGCAGCCTTTCCACGGTATCGGAGTCCTCCGGCGGTGACCCAATCGAGAGAATGATTCGAGACCTCAGGTCAACCAAGAGGCTCCACTTCGAACCCACCGGAAAATCGAGCTCGATAGTGGAAGACGAGACCGTGTCGCATCCGTTGAAGGAAGGTACGACGGTGATGTCCATGGATTCGAATGACCCGTATTCGGATTTTAGGAAATCAATGGAGGAAATGGTGGAAGCTCATGGGATGAAGGATTGGGAAAGTTTAGAAGAGCTATTGAATTGGTATTTGAGAGTTAATGGGAAAAAGAACCATGGATTTATTCTTGGAGCTTTTGTTGATTTGTTGGTTTCTCTTGCAATggcctcttcttcttcttcttcttgttcttcatCATTGTGTTgttattcttcttcatcttcttcttcttctttacctTGTGTATCCTCATCCATGGAGATTGAGGAGATCTCTTCATTAGATGAACATCATCATCATGTTTACTCTTAA
- the LOC103486656 gene encoding ubiquitin-conjugating enzyme E2 variant 1C isoform X1: MTLGSGGSSVVVPRNFRLLEELERGEKGIGDGTVSYGMDDGDDIYMRSWTGTIIGPHNTVHEGRIYQLKLFCDKDYPEKPPSVRFHSRVNMTCVNHETGVVESKKFGLLANWQREYTMEDILTQLKKEMAAPHNRKLVQPPEGTYF; encoded by the exons ATGACGCTCGGTTCAGGAGGCTCGAGTGTTGTTG TTCCCAGGAACTTCAGGTTGCTGGAGGAACTTGAACGTGGAGAAAAGGGCATTGGCGATGGTACTGTAAGCTATGGAATGGATGATGGAGATGATATTTATATGCGTTCGTGGACTGGCACCATTATTGGTCCACACAAT ACGGTACATGAAGGTAGAATTTATCAGTTGAAGCTGTTCTGTGACAAAGATTACCCTGAGAAGCCACCAAGTGTTCGTTTTCATTCAAGAGTCAACATGACATGCGTAAACCATGAAACTGGAGTG GTTGAGTCAAAGAAATTTGGACTTCTTGCAAATTGGCAGCGAGAGTACACCATGGAGGATATACTCACACAGCTGAAAAAGGAAATGGCAGCTCCACATAACCGAAAGCTGGTCCAACCTCCCGAGGGTACTTACTTCTAG